From Camelus dromedarius isolate mCamDro1 chromosome X, mCamDro1.pat, whole genome shotgun sequence, one genomic window encodes:
- the GABRE gene encoding gamma-aminobutyric acid receptor subunit epsilon — MLAKVLLILLGTSVILPSRIEGPHVESEKAPSASDGDVYDPKSQAPEEKPSSEEIKPTATDTQDRLGKMPTATFILDSLFNNYDYKLRPGIGEKPTVVTVEISVNTLGPISILDMEYSIDITFCQTWYDERLRYDGSFESFVLNGNMVSQLWVPDTFFRNSKRTHEHSMTMPNQMVRIHKDGKVLYTIRMTIDVGCSLHMLKFPMDSHSCPLSFSSFSYPENEIIYKWDNFTLEINGNNSWKLFQFDFIGVTNTTETIATIAGDFVVLTLFFNVSRRFGFVAFQNYVPSSVTTMISWISFWIKRDSAPARTSLGITSVLTMTTLGTFSRKNFPRVSYVTALDFYIAICFVFCFCALMEFAVLNFLTYNRANPRGSPKLRHPRARARDFNRPRVRAIKHPDAFVCDIEDSEDSDEEEGPSCPARQSIKPCRAPRPGGCCRWCRKYLCVVPCCEGSMWQQGRLFIHIYRLDNYSRVIFPVTFFFFNVLYWLVCLNL; from the exons ATGTTAGCCAAAGTTCTCCTGATCCTCCTGGGCACATCCGTAATCCTCCCGTCTAG GATTGAAGGACCTCATGTTGAATCAGAGAAGGCACCCTCTGCTAGTGATGGTGATGTCTACGACCCCAAGTCTCAGGCTCCTGAAGAGAAACCCTCTTCTGAAGAAATAAAGCCCACTGCTACCGATACACAGGACAGACTTGGCAAAATGCCAACAGCCACTTTCATCCTGGACAGTCTCTTTAACAACTACGACTACAAACTGCGCCCTGGCATTGGCG AGAAGCCTACTGTGGTCACTGTCGAGATCTCTGTCAACACCCTTGGTCCTATCTCTATCCTGGACATG GAATACTCCATTGACATCACCTTCTGCCAGACTTGGTATGATGAACGCCTTCGTTACGATGGCAGCTTTGAGAGCTTTGTTCTGAATGGCAACATGGTGAGCCAGTTATGGGTCCCAGATACCTTTTTTAGGAATTCTAAGAGGACCCATGAGCATTCGATGACCATGCCCAACCAGATGGTCCGCATCCACAAGGATGGCAAGGTGTTGTACACAATTAG gATGACCATTGATGTTGGATgctcactccacatgctcaaatttcCAATGGATTCTCACTCTTGCCCTCTGTCTTTCTCTAGCT TTTCCTATCCTGAGAATGAGATCATCTACAAGTGGGACAATTTCACGCTTGAAATCAATGGAAATAATTCCTGGAAGCTCTTCCAGTTTGATTTTATAGGAGTGACCAACACGACTGAAACTATTGCAACCATAGCTG GTGATTTCGTGGTCCTGACGCTTTTCTTCAATGTGAGCAGGCGGTTTGGCTTTGTTGCCTTTCAAAACTATGTTCCTTCTTCTGTGACCACGATGATCTCCTGGATCTCCTTTTGGATCAAGAGAGACTCTGCTCCAGCCAGGACTTCTTTAG GGATCACCTCTGTACTCACCATGACCACCTTGGGCACCTTTTCCCGGAAGAATTTCCCACGTGTCTCCTATGTTACAGCTTTGGATTTCTATATTGCTATCTGCTTCGTCTTCTGCTTCTGTGCTCTGATGGAGTTTGCTGTGCTCAACTTTCTGACCTACAACCGGGCAAATCCCCGTGGTTCTCCAAAACTTCGCCAT CCTCGTGCCCGTGCACGTGACTTTAACCGTCCCCGTGTCCGTGCTATCAAGCATCCGGATGCTTTTGTGTGTGACATCGAGGACTCCGAGGACAGTGATGAAGAGGAGGGCCCATCTTGCCCAGCCCGGCAGTCCATCAAGCCCTGCAGAGCCCCACGTCCTGGTGGCTGCTGCAGGTGGTGCAGGAAGTACTTGTGCGTGGTCCCCTGTTGCGAGGGCAGCATGTGGCAGCAGGGCCGCCTCTTCATCCATATCTACCGTCTGGATAACTACTCACGAGTTATTTTCCCCGTCACCTTCTTCTTCTTCAATGTGCTCTACTGGCTTGTTTGCCTTAACCTGTAG